One Candidatus Campbellbacteria bacterium genomic region harbors:
- the uvrB gene encoding excinuclease ABC subunit UvrB, which yields MSVFKLHSDFAPAGDQPKAIEALEKGVLDGIQHQTLLGVTGSGKTFTMANVIANIGKPTLVIAHNKTLAAQLAQEYKEFFPENAVHYFVSYYDYYQPEAYVPVTDTYIEKEAQINEEIDRLRHASTQALLTRKDVIVVASVSCIYNLGRPEEYEKVHIKIEKGAQMNRSVLIRELIRIYFERTNSDLTPGTFRAIGNAIEIMPVNEKVVYRIDLTDDHIQSISIIDAVSRVIKSEAESVFIFPAKHFVSDKEDIQKAIKSIKEEMDEHVARLTLEGKLLEAERLKRRTSYDLAMIREVGYVNGIENYSRHFDGRAPGEPPFSLLEYFPKKSDGTPDFLTIIDESHVTVPQIGGMYAGDRSRKKTLIDFGFRLPSAIDNRPLQFNEFEERIGQVIYTSATPSRYELDKSEGHIVEQIIRPTGLIDPEIIVRPIQAKGNYTGQVHDFIAEAEKVIESGARVIATTLTKRMAEDVADYLKEKGIAAEYLHSDIKTIERIELLTKFRKGSKNGGFDMIVGVNLLREGLDLPEVELIGILDADKEGFLRSETSLIQTIGRAARNVLGRVILYADVMTGSMERAISETNRRRAIQVAYNTKHGITPKTIHKKISDITDYMLREHGETVAELIALDTAGGKTLKQLIKQKEKEMSDAVKILDFETAAILRDEVLALTKLLEPKKPTSDRKRGSGSAKNRKKSRS from the coding sequence ATGTCAGTATTCAAATTACATAGCGACTTTGCTCCGGCTGGAGACCAGCCAAAGGCTATAGAAGCCCTAGAGAAGGGTGTTTTAGACGGTATTCAACACCAAACTCTCTTGGGTGTGACGGGGTCTGGAAAGACGTTTACGATGGCAAATGTTATCGCCAATATAGGCAAACCAACGCTCGTTATTGCTCACAACAAAACGCTCGCTGCACAACTCGCACAAGAGTACAAAGAATTTTTTCCTGAAAATGCAGTGCATTATTTTGTGTCGTACTACGATTATTACCAACCAGAGGCGTATGTTCCGGTCACCGATACTTACATTGAAAAGGAGGCACAAATCAACGAAGAGATTGATAGACTTCGACATGCATCTACACAAGCACTACTAACACGAAAAGATGTCATCGTTGTCGCGTCAGTGTCGTGTATTTATAACCTCGGTCGTCCAGAAGAGTACGAGAAGGTACACATCAAGATAGAGAAGGGTGCACAAATGAATCGTTCGGTGCTTATCCGTGAACTCATCCGTATTTATTTTGAGCGTACAAACAGCGACCTCACTCCCGGAACTTTTCGCGCCATTGGCAATGCGATTGAAATCATGCCGGTGAACGAAAAGGTGGTGTATCGTATTGATCTCACCGACGACCACATACAATCGATTTCAATTATTGATGCCGTGTCGCGCGTGATTAAGAGTGAAGCGGAATCTGTATTTATTTTTCCAGCAAAACACTTTGTCTCGGACAAAGAGGACATACAAAAAGCAATAAAGAGCATTAAAGAAGAAATGGACGAACATGTCGCAAGGTTAACTTTGGAAGGAAAACTCCTTGAGGCAGAGCGTTTGAAACGACGCACCTCGTATGACCTTGCGATGATTCGAGAAGTTGGGTACGTGAACGGTATTGAAAACTACTCACGACACTTTGATGGACGTGCGCCAGGAGAGCCACCATTTTCACTTCTTGAATACTTTCCTAAAAAATCAGATGGAACACCTGACTTTTTGACTATTATTGATGAGTCACACGTCACTGTTCCACAAATTGGTGGTATGTATGCCGGCGATCGTTCACGTAAGAAAACACTCATTGATTTTGGTTTTCGACTTCCATCGGCAATTGATAACAGACCACTACAATTTAACGAGTTTGAAGAACGAATTGGGCAGGTGATATACACGTCTGCAACACCATCGCGCTACGAATTAGACAAAAGCGAAGGACACATTGTTGAACAAATTATTCGTCCGACAGGACTTATTGATCCTGAAATTATTGTTCGGCCAATTCAGGCGAAAGGAAACTATACAGGACAGGTGCACGATTTTATTGCGGAGGCAGAAAAGGTTATTGAAAGTGGTGCTCGTGTGATTGCAACAACGCTCACGAAGCGAATGGCAGAAGATGTTGCTGATTATTTGAAAGAGAAGGGGATTGCTGCCGAATATTTACACAGTGATATTAAAACAATTGAACGGATTGAGCTTTTGACGAAGTTTAGAAAAGGTTCAAAAAACGGTGGCTTTGACATGATTGTGGGTGTGAACCTGCTTCGTGAAGGTCTTGATCTACCGGAAGTTGAACTCATTGGTATTTTGGATGCAGACAAGGAAGGGTTTTTGCGTAGTGAGACCTCACTTATTCAAACCATTGGTCGTGCGGCTCGAAACGTACTTGGTCGCGTTATTTTATATGCAGATGTTATGACGGGTTCTATGGAGCGGGCGATTAGTGAAACAAACCGTCGACGCGCGATTCAAGTTGCCTACAATACGAAGCACGGTATTACACCAAAAACGATTCACAAGAAAATTTCTGACATTACCGACTACATGTTGCGTGAACATGGAGAAACTGTTGCCGAATTGATTGCTCTTGATACTGCGGGAGGGAAGACGCTTAAACAGCTCATTAAACAAAAAGAGAAAGAAATGAGTGACGCCGTAAAAATACTTGATTTTGAAACAGCGGCAATTCTTCGCGATGAAGTGCTGGCACTTACAAAGCTTCTCGAGCCTAAGAAGCCAACTTCTGATAGGAAAAGGGGATCAGGTAGTGCTAAGAATCGTAAAAAAAGTCGTTCGTAG
- a CDS encoding HAMP domain-containing histidine kinase, producing the protein MTTTKTTDGIQGRLFLKKKSICTCELPEHATDIFTDISHALQTPLSCLAAELQILERKTPTPHRDHLQRCEKIIHNMSALIHNALYISRLEQTELEHYMKDISLSELMYELIECTETLISERRIFLHTDIENTVTIHGVKEKVEELIMAVLSNSIKYSKPRGKRTLSITLHGNKTHAIIHVKDNGIGIAPEDLPHIFNRFYRTPHASAQTERGTGLGLAIAQKIAEKHKATITIESTLGIGTHVQILFPVKMKSA; encoded by the coding sequence ATGACCACCACTAAAACAACCGACGGCATACAAGGCCGTCTTTTTCTTAAAAAGAAATCTATCTGCACGTGCGAACTACCCGAGCATGCAACAGATATTTTTACCGACATCTCACACGCACTTCAAACTCCCCTATCATGTTTAGCGGCAGAATTACAAATACTAGAGCGAAAAACACCCACACCACACCGAGATCATTTGCAACGATGTGAAAAAATAATTCACAACATGTCGGCACTTATTCATAATGCACTCTACATATCACGTCTCGAGCAAACAGAACTTGAACACTACATGAAAGATATTTCGTTGAGTGAACTTATGTACGAACTTATCGAATGTACAGAAACACTCATTAGCGAACGACGTATTTTTCTCCACACAGACATTGAAAACACCGTCACCATACACGGCGTTAAAGAAAAAGTTGAAGAACTTATTATGGCTGTACTCAGTAACAGTATTAAATATAGTAAACCACGAGGAAAGCGCACACTCTCTATCACACTTCACGGAAACAAAACACACGCCATCATACACGTGAAAGACAACGGTATTGGTATTGCCCCTGAAGATCTCCCTCACATTTTTAACAGATTTTATCGTACACCCCACGCGAGTGCACAAACTGAACGCGGTACAGGACTTGGCTTAGCTATCGCTCAAAAAATTGCCGAAAAACACAAGGCAACAATAACTATCGAGAGCACCCTTGGTATCGGTACCCACGTTCAAATTCTTTTTCCCGTCAAAATGAAATCGGCTTAA
- a CDS encoding ABC transporter ATP-binding protein has translation MIEVKNLIKNFGSGEVVTRVLRGINLHIKKGEFVAIMGKSGAGKSTLLYQMSILDVPTSGEVILDGINTENFSEKERTNFRLNRLGYIFQDYALIPELSAAENVLLPILMLGTEKHIAKEQAMAALDAVGLAHRHDNLPSQLSGGEQQRVSIARAIAHTPDILFADEPTANLDSASGEDVMRVINELHKRNEQTIVMVTHEPEYAAYADRLIEIQDGMVVSDTQQKGNH, from the coding sequence ATGATAGAAGTAAAGAATCTTATAAAAAATTTTGGGAGTGGAGAAGTAGTTACGAGAGTACTCCGTGGCATTAATTTACACATCAAAAAGGGAGAGTTCGTTGCCATTATGGGTAAATCAGGAGCTGGTAAATCAACACTCTTGTACCAGATGAGTATTTTGGATGTGCCGACAAGTGGAGAAGTTATTTTGGATGGTATTAATACAGAGAATTTTTCAGAAAAAGAACGGACCAATTTTCGCTTGAATCGTCTTGGGTATATCTTTCAAGACTATGCACTTATTCCCGAACTTTCCGCGGCAGAAAATGTGTTACTTCCTATCCTCATGCTTGGCACAGAAAAGCATATCGCAAAGGAACAGGCGATGGCGGCATTGGATGCAGTTGGGTTGGCGCATCGTCACGACAACTTGCCGAGTCAACTTTCAGGAGGAGAACAACAGCGTGTATCTATTGCTCGTGCAATTGCACACACGCCAGATATTCTCTTTGCCGATGAACCAACCGCAAACCTTGATAGTGCGTCTGGTGAGGATGTGATGCGTGTGATAAATGAACTACACAAACGAAACGAACAAACAATTGTTATGGTGACGCACGAACCTGAATATGCCGCCTATGCAGATCGTCTCATTGAAATTCAAGATGGAATGGTTGTGTCTGATACACAACAGAAAGGAAATCATTAA
- a CDS encoding response regulator transcription factor, which translates to MKILVIEDEAIIRSVIQSTLQDEFFTVDTARDGEEGAFAAKTNDYDLIILDNMLPKKDGVSVCREIRGCGKSTPILSLSVQGDTSTKVTLLDAGVDDYLTKPFCVDELLARVRALVRRPHRIHNDVYTIDTLSLDSQRHVVKRGKETIPLTRKEFMLLEYLMRNTDYVVTRGMMLEHVWERSIDPFSNTIEAHIVSLRKKIERPGRCKLIHTIPGQGYKLTQCL; encoded by the coding sequence ATGAAAATATTGGTCATAGAAGATGAAGCCATCATACGTTCTGTGATTCAGTCAACACTTCAGGACGAGTTTTTTACCGTCGATACTGCACGAGACGGTGAAGAAGGCGCCTTTGCCGCCAAAACCAACGACTACGACCTTATCATTTTAGACAACATGTTGCCTAAAAAAGATGGCGTTTCTGTGTGTCGTGAAATTCGTGGGTGTGGTAAGTCCACACCCATTTTGTCACTCTCAGTTCAAGGCGACACATCAACAAAAGTCACACTCCTTGATGCTGGTGTTGACGACTACCTTACCAAACCATTTTGCGTTGATGAATTATTAGCGCGTGTGCGTGCACTCGTGCGCCGACCACACAGAATACACAATGACGTGTACACAATTGATACACTCTCACTTGATTCACAGCGCCATGTAGTCAAACGTGGAAAAGAAACCATTCCACTCACTCGCAAAGAGTTTATGCTCTTGGAATACCTCATGCGAAATACCGACTACGTCGTTACTCGCGGCATGATGCTCGAACACGTATGGGAACGAAGTATCGATCCATTTTCAAATACCATTGAAGCACATATTGTCAGTTTACGAAAAAAGATAGAACGGCCCGGACGATGTAAACTCATTCATACCATCCCTGGACAAGGTTACAAGCTCACTCAGTGTCTATGA
- a CDS encoding DUF1211 domain-containing protein, whose protein sequence is MKQTRLDQLADGIFSIVMTLLVLEIRVPTLTGDIGNSAVWYSLISLMPQLLSYSLSFLLLFTYWRGHHSIASVLAQNIDSKLTTINAFFFLLVGLVPFSTLLLGKYFFTQMAITIYGLNIICIGLLLYWMRQYIIASPTIRNMEMDGVQLQHSTLRILVPVYTSCIAILVSFFNVYVSMILFMLVILFNLSGHSTSILTKMFPKIVST, encoded by the coding sequence ATGAAACAAACTCGACTCGATCAACTTGCCGATGGAATTTTTTCAATCGTCATGACGCTCCTTGTACTTGAGATTCGTGTGCCCACGCTTACTGGAGACATAGGGAATAGTGCGGTGTGGTATTCGCTCATCTCTCTCATGCCACAATTATTGAGTTATTCTTTAAGTTTCCTGCTTCTCTTCACGTACTGGAGAGGTCACCATTCAATCGCGTCTGTACTCGCACAAAATATTGATTCAAAGTTGACCACAATCAATGCCTTCTTCTTTTTGTTGGTTGGTCTCGTGCCATTTTCAACACTCCTTCTTGGAAAATATTTCTTTACTCAGATGGCCATCACTATTTATGGTTTAAATATCATTTGTATTGGGCTCTTGTTGTATTGGATGCGGCAGTACATCATTGCTTCACCAACGATACGCAACATGGAGATGGATGGGGTTCAGCTCCAGCACAGTACGTTACGTATTCTTGTTCCTGTGTATACGTCATGTATTGCTATTTTGGTGAGTTTTTTCAATGTGTATGTTTCAATGATCCTTTTTATGCTTGTAATTCTTTTTAATCTTTCTGGTCACAGTACGTCGATTCTTACAAAAATGTTTCCAAAAATAGTGAGCACGTAG
- a CDS encoding efflux RND transporter periplasmic adaptor subunit, whose protein sequence is MQSLLQNKKIVYGVPAALIVIGALWFGLARSGGNSGEVISVEKRDVVEKVVLSGSVKADVVSDLGFEASGVVRDVFVSVNDIVAQGTTLARLGLGTLQAELQSAQAGAFIKQSQVANTFVSLDTIKQKQDTLVANALSQMLSSDLEAEPQESTYTQTAPSITGRYVGKAGTYKVRIDAGVQQSREILRVFGLENAEPIEIHRTGPTALGTQGLFISFPDTISSYRDTTWYVTLPNQKGTSYTVNYSAYQSAVDERQRAIEDAEAELRTQSTIGSSIAQAELAQAQAEVARIQSQIRERTLIAPFDGIVTAVHIDPGESAGVGVPAVSLISKNTLGIEVDLPEVDSVKVHVGEKASVTLDALGGVTTFPATVASVNRSETIVDNVSVYEARIVFDTQDERIASGMTAEVTIITDERKDALAIPARAIHYRDNGTPYVSLITGTNNDTRDTDVALGLRGSDGFFEILSGLSEGDRVIVSL, encoded by the coding sequence ATGCAATCTCTATTACAGAACAAAAAAATAGTATATGGGGTACCTGCTGCACTCATTGTCATAGGTGCTTTGTGGTTTGGGTTAGCGAGGAGCGGTGGTAATAGTGGGGAAGTTATTTCTGTTGAAAAACGGGACGTCGTTGAAAAAGTGGTTCTTTCTGGATCCGTAAAAGCTGATGTTGTGTCTGATTTAGGATTTGAAGCATCGGGTGTTGTTCGAGATGTATTCGTGTCAGTCAACGACATAGTTGCCCAAGGTACAACATTGGCGCGTCTTGGCCTCGGGACACTCCAAGCCGAACTTCAATCTGCTCAAGCTGGTGCTTTTATTAAACAATCGCAAGTTGCAAATACCTTTGTTTCATTAGATACCATAAAACAAAAACAAGACACGCTCGTTGCAAATGCGTTGAGTCAAATGCTTTCAAGTGATCTTGAAGCTGAGCCGCAAGAATCAACGTATACTCAAACAGCGCCTAGTATCACAGGGCGATATGTTGGAAAAGCAGGTACATACAAAGTACGAATAGACGCAGGTGTACAACAGTCTCGAGAAATACTCCGTGTTTTTGGTTTAGAGAATGCTGAGCCGATTGAAATACACAGAACGGGGCCAACAGCACTTGGAACACAAGGATTGTTTATTTCGTTCCCTGATACGATTTCGTCATACAGGGACACCACATGGTACGTTACACTGCCAAATCAAAAAGGGACTTCATACACAGTAAATTATAGTGCGTATCAATCAGCGGTAGATGAACGACAGCGTGCAATAGAGGATGCAGAAGCGGAGCTGCGTACGCAAAGCACTATTGGTTCGTCTATTGCGCAGGCAGAACTTGCACAAGCACAGGCGGAGGTTGCTCGCATTCAATCGCAAATTAGAGAACGAACACTCATCGCACCATTTGATGGTATCGTGACCGCGGTTCATATTGATCCAGGCGAATCAGCTGGTGTTGGTGTCCCTGCCGTTTCACTTATTTCAAAAAACACGTTGGGTATTGAAGTTGATCTTCCTGAGGTGGATAGTGTCAAAGTGCATGTTGGTGAGAAAGCGTCAGTGACATTAGATGCTCTCGGAGGTGTCACCACATTTCCCGCAACAGTTGCCTCAGTAAATCGTTCAGAGACAATCGTCGATAATGTATCGGTGTATGAGGCACGTATTGTTTTTGATACACAAGACGAACGGATTGCTTCTGGTATGACGGCTGAAGTAACTATTATTACTGATGAACGAAAAGATGCTCTTGCAATACCTGCGCGTGCAATTCATTATCGCGATAATGGAACACCGTATGTTTCACTTATAACAGGAACAAATAACGATACTCGAGACACAGATGTCGCTCTAGGATTACGAGGGTCAGATGGATTTTTTGAAATTCTTTCGGGGCTTTCGGAAGGTGATCGTGTAATTGTTTCTCTATAA